A region from the Mesomycoplasma hyopneumoniae J genome encodes:
- the topA gene encoding type I DNA topoisomerase has translation MEKLIIVESPNKINTISSYLDSSYKVTACVGHITNLAKTGQFGLGIDINTWTPSYVLDKTKKKTIDEIKKLAKQAKTVIIATDADREGEAIGASLVEHLAITDKYQRIKYNEITKTAILEALENPGELNQNLINSQQTRRMLDRIIGFRLTALLKNKIKNPPKNPAAGRVQSFALSLIFDREKEIREFIPEKYFNLEVKINDENGNFFDTIYCNQQNEAKKVNWINSEEELSEIIAEIKENPYLIFKKYSKATRKDPKVIPLKQATIFKKMSQYSSASVSNALQKLYEGYGDYGLISYPRTDSTRLSQTFIEKGKEFIIKNFGPKYFTKSIKGFAGDQDAHEAIRPTNLELSPELAREKYHLGQIEFQIYQLIYQTTIQALMRSPERKITNLTFKTPIKDHIFSYSYSEFTFDGYYKATEKPSLKFKPEFSDIESLISKKFQVDKNFDNSIKSSLHQTKPPAHFRDGTLIEKLDDEKVGRPSTFAISVKKLKDHLYVDSESKSLVLSDFGKIVYENLKIISPEIIDAKFTAQVEEELDLIAQGKQDYKKYLDSMWSKIENTIEKAVEVEKVIMEARTTGEKCTECDADLVYRYNRKTNQRFIGCSSFPNCRFIKVDENAKKVYRFRKRNTKILTNK, from the coding sequence GTGGAAAAATTAATTATTGTCGAATCCCCTAATAAAATTAATACAATTTCATCGTATCTTGATTCAAGTTATAAAGTTACAGCTTGCGTCGGTCATATCACAAATCTTGCTAAAACTGGACAGTTTGGTTTAGGAATTGATATTAACACTTGAACTCCATCTTATGTTCTTGACAAGACCAAAAAAAAAACAATTGATGAGATTAAAAAGTTAGCAAAACAAGCAAAAACTGTAATAATTGCCACCGATGCCGACCGCGAAGGCGAGGCAATTGGCGCTTCACTTGTCGAACATTTAGCCATTACTGATAAATACCAACGGATTAAATATAACGAAATTACCAAAACAGCAATACTCGAAGCCTTGGAAAACCCTGGTGAACTTAATCAAAATTTAATAAATTCCCAACAAACAAGGCGAATGTTAGATCGAATTATTGGATTTCGGCTAACTGCCTTATTGAAAAATAAAATTAAAAATCCACCTAAAAATCCGGCAGCAGGTCGCGTTCAATCATTTGCTCTAAGCCTTATTTTTGACCGTGAAAAAGAAATACGTGAATTTATACCTGAAAAATATTTTAATTTAGAAGTTAAAATTAATGACGAAAATGGTAATTTTTTTGATACAATTTATTGTAATCAACAAAATGAGGCAAAGAAAGTCAACTGAATTAATTCAGAAGAAGAACTTTCTGAGATAATTGCTGAAATTAAAGAAAATCCTTATCTAATTTTTAAAAAATATAGCAAAGCAACCCGGAAGGACCCAAAAGTTATCCCGCTAAAACAGGCGACAATTTTTAAGAAAATGTCACAATATTCATCTGCTAGTGTCTCAAATGCGCTTCAAAAACTTTATGAGGGTTATGGCGATTATGGTTTGATTTCCTATCCGCGTACTGATTCAACAAGGCTAAGTCAAACTTTTATTGAAAAAGGTAAAGAATTTATTATTAAAAATTTTGGACCTAAATATTTTACTAAAAGTATTAAAGGATTTGCTGGCGATCAAGATGCCCATGAGGCCATTAGACCAACAAATTTAGAGCTAAGTCCGGAACTAGCAAGAGAAAAATATCATTTAGGTCAAATTGAATTTCAAATTTATCAACTAATTTACCAGACAACAATTCAAGCCTTAATGAGATCTCCGGAACGAAAGATTACTAATTTGACTTTCAAAACACCTATAAAAGATCATATTTTTTCTTATAGTTATTCAGAGTTTACTTTTGATGGATATTATAAAGCCACTGAAAAACCAAGTTTAAAATTTAAACCTGAATTTTCTGATATAGAAAGTTTAATTAGCAAAAAATTTCAGGTCGATAAAAATTTTGATAATTCGATAAAATCTTCATTACATCAAACGAAACCGCCAGCCCATTTTCGTGATGGAACTTTAATTGAAAAATTAGATGATGAAAAAGTGGGTCGCCCCTCAACTTTTGCAATTTCAGTAAAAAAATTAAAGGATCATTTATATGTTGATTCTGAATCAAAATCGCTTGTTTTAAGTGATTTTGGCAAAATTGTCTATGAAAATTTAAAAATAATTTCGCCAGAAATTATTGATGCAAAATTTACAGCTCAAGTTGAAGAAGAACTTGATTTAATCGCTCAAGGGAAACAAGATTATAAAAAATATCTTGATTCAATGTGATCAAAAATTGAAAATACTATAGAAAAGGCGGTTGAAGTTGAAAAGGTAATAATGGAAGCCAGAACTACTGGAGAAAAATGCACAGAATGTGATGCTGATTTGGTTTATCGTTATAATCGGAAAACAAATCAGCGTTTTATTGGCTGTTCTAGTTTCCCAAATTGTCGCTTTATAAAAGTTGATGAAAATGCTAAAAAAGTTTACCGATTCAGAAAGAGAAATACCAAAATTTTAACAAATAAATAA
- the rplS gene encoding 50S ribosomal protein L19 codes for MQAKLIEILESSQIRLYPQFQPGDNVRVYFKIQEGNKTRIQIFEGLVIKFKKNGLSSNFVVRKISHNVGVERTFLLHSPLVDKVEVIRSNKVRRAKLYYMKKRSGKSARLKEIKRKELKNL; via the coding sequence ATGCAAGCAAAATTAATCGAAATTCTTGAATCAAGCCAAATCCGTTTATATCCTCAATTCCAACCAGGAGATAATGTTAGGGTTTATTTTAAGATTCAAGAAGGTAATAAAACTAGAATCCAAATTTTCGAAGGCCTTGTAATTAAATTCAAAAAAAATGGGCTATCTTCCAATTTTGTTGTTCGTAAAATTTCGCATAATGTTGGTGTTGAAAGAACTTTTTTATTACATTCACCTCTTGTTGATAAAGTTGAAGTAATCCGGTCAAATAAAGTTCGCCGCGCGAAATTATATTATATGAAAAAACGTTCTGGAAAGTCTGCTCGTCTTAAAGAAATTAAACGAAAAGAATTAAAAAATTTATAA